The following DNA comes from Chloroflexota bacterium.
AAAGACATGACAAAATGGCTCTTCGACCTTTCTGAAGAGATAGGCACTCTTTGTATGTTACGAAGTGTGACTCGTATTGCCCATGCTAGGGGAAATGTGAAGCTAGGCGAACTACCCAAAAAGGAACAAAGAGCATATTTCGAGCAAATACACGATTTAAGAAATTTACTACCCACTAGCTTTATGCCGATTCCAAGTCCGCTGCGACATTTCTTCCTGCATATGAAGATGGACAAGGCACGGGAGAAATTCGAAGCAGCGCGATTCAATCAGTATGTGGGTCCGGATAAGGCAGACTTACTGATTGTAACTTGCGGAAGTTGCTGGCTCTATTCTCAGGACGCGGTAAAAGCATTGAAATTGGAGGATAAGGTAGGCATTTTAAAACTCGGTACCCTCTGGCCTCTACCTGAAAAATTTGTGGAGAGCCATCTGACTAAATCACAAGAAGTCCTGTTTGTAGAGGAGATCGACCCATTTCTGGAGCGGAGCATTATGGAATTTGTCGCCAGCTTGCCATCCACCAGCCCTCGTCCTACCTTCTATGGCAAGCGATCAGGGCATATAAATGCCTATGGAGAGTTAAATCCAGATTTGGTTATTAAAGCTATATCCAATATATTAGAGCTAATGTACCAACCTCGTGATACTGAGTACAATGGCAAAGCCGAAGCCGCTGCCAAAAGCCATGTCCCAGAGAGAAGCATGACTTTCTGTGCTGGTTGTCCACATCGAGCTACATTCTGGGCAATCAAGAACGCGCTTAAACTGGATGGACGTAGTGGCGTTGTTACAGGCGATATCGGCTGTTATTCCATGGCATTAGGGCCTGCTGGTTTTTTCCAGGTCAGGACAATGCATTGCATGGGAGGAGGAACCGGAGTGGCTAACGGACTGGGCAAATTAGGACGGTTTGGCTTTAATCAGCCGGTGCTTGCTGTAGTTGGCGATTCCACCTTCTATCACGCTACTATCCCTGCGCTGATAAATGGCATTTACAATCAGTCAGACTTTATCCTTGTCATTTTGGATAACAGTGCTACAGCTATGACTGGCTTTCAGCCTCACCCCGGAACCGGCATAACAGCCATGGGGGAACCGACAAAAGTGGTAAGTATGGAAGCCCTGTGCCGCTCTTTGGGCACACGCGTCGAGGTCTGTGACCCCTTTGATTTGAGAGGCACAACAGCGACGCTACTAGAACTGATGGCTGAAGGCGGTGGTGTCAAGGTAGCTATAATGAGACGCCAGTGCGAGCTAGTTAGAGCTAAAAAGGAGAAGCCACCATATAAAGTATATATAGACCCCGAGAAATGTATTGGAGAATCTTGCGGCTGCGACAGATTGTGCACCAGAGTCTTTCTCTGCCCGGGACTGACATGGGATAAAAAGGCTGGCAAATCTAAGGCAGACGAGGTTATTTGTACTGGATGTGGTGTATGCGCAGACGTGTGTCCACAAGGAGCTATCATAAGGGAGGCAGCATGACCAAAAAACAGTTGATGAAAGACCCGCTTAACCTGGTTATTACCGGCGTTGGAGGGCAGGGCAATGTGATGATATCGCTAATCATTGGCAACACTTTTGTGAGGAATGGCTACTTTGTGACTGTTGGGGAGACCTACGGAGCATCCCAGCGTGGCGGGCCGGTCATGAGCCACATGAGAATCTCCAAAGAGACTCAGTATAGCCCGTTCATTCCTGATGGTTGCGCTGATATTATCCTCGGTATGGAGCCGGTGGAAACATTGCGAATGCTGGGCCGATATGGTAACACGCATGTCATCACCATAATAAATCCCAGACCCATATATTCTATTGATGTTACCGGCGGTCATGCTGAGTATCCTGACTTAGACAAGCTGGTTGAGACCGTGAAAGAGCTGTCATATCAAACATGGATTATTAATGCCACCGAAGAAGCACAGAAAATGGGAAGTCCTATGTTTGCCAACGCAATTCTCATTGGTGCTCTAATAGGCTCTGGTGTCTTGCCACTGGACAAGAAGTCGGTGGAACCTGTGTTGCGTGAAACTTTTCCCAAAGAACTCGAAGCCAATCTGGCAGCTTTCAACAAAGGCATTAAATTCGTAAGATCTTAGAAATCGTTTACCTGATTTAAGACTGCATTTCACTTTGCCGCCAGCTCTTTAGACATGTGAACCTACTTTAAACGCTCCCACCTACCCCCCTTTTCTCAAAATTTTGCGTCTAAATCTCCCCCGGGGGGCTTGACAAACGACTAAAAAATGTGTACACTTGTTTGTAGAACGTTGGTTTGTAAAACATGTGTTTAAAAAGGGGCTATTAGATGAGAAAGCCGGGAGTAAGTGAGACAAGGCAGCGGATATTGAAGTTTATCCGTAGTTTTTTTGAAGGCAGGGGTTATGCACCTACGGTTAGAGATATTCTAAAAGGGTGCAATATAAGCTCGACGGCAGTTGTCCAGCATCATTTGAATATACTGGAGAGGGAAGGCCACATTCATCGGGATCCAGAAATCTTCAGAAGTATCCAACTCCTTGACAGAAAGAGTGCTGTTAGGGTGTCGCTGTTAGGCAATATTGCTGCAGGTGAACCAATCCCAGTGCCAGATTCGGACACGTGGGAAAACGAGGCTGTAGAAACATTAGAATTGACTGAGGAGCTGACTCAGGGAAAGAAAGTCTATGCCTTGAAAGTAAAAGGCCTTTCAATGGTTGATGCCCTGATTGATGACGGAGACATTGTCTTAATGGAACCGGCGAACACAGCCGATGATGGAGACATGGTTGCTGTCTGGCTAAAAGACAAGCATGAGGTGACTTTGAAGAGACTATTTCAAGAGCAACAGATTATTCGCCTTCAGCCGTCTAATTCTCAGATGGAGCCGCTCTATGCAAATTCCCAAGATGTGGAAGTCCAGGGAAAGGTTGTGGGAGTTATCAGAAGACTATGACAGGAGAATAAGAGGCGATGATTGCCTTTATTCAAATAAATCGCGGAGGTTAGAAATGGCTAAACTGCTTGGAAAACCAGAAGAGTTAAGGGTAACCGCCAATATTGAGGGCACACCGCTAACTATTACCAGAAATGGCAAAGCGGAGCGTGTGACCAGAATATACCAGCAGTGGCGGGTAGCGGAACAACTCTTCGAACAAGAGCTTCTAAAGAGTTACTTTAGGGTTAGGACAAGTAAAGGTGTTATTTGTGATATTTATCGCGATACTGCTTCCAATTCCTGGTATTTGGGCCGAGTTTACGATTAAAGCTTGAATTTGAGAATAAAAAATCGAACCGTCGCTAAACTATAAATTAATGCCATTGATTAAAGGGAGGAGGCTTGTTCAATGATGCAGGCAGTAAGAGATACAGTCCAATGTTCGAGATGCGGTTGCATTGCGTTACCCGATGCCACGAAATGCCCCAAATGCGGTGCATCATATAACGGCAATGGAGCAAAAGAGG
Coding sequences within:
- a CDS encoding indolepyruvate ferredoxin oxidoreductase — encoded protein: MANIEIDAPGTRQLFIGNEAIARGALEAGIGFAAAYPGTPSSEIIGSLAQVAKETGIYAEWSVNEKVAMEAAAGASFAGIRALAAMKQNGINVISDFLANLVMSGIGKGGLVLVSCDDPSAISSSNEQDTRPIAKWLDIPLVEPGDFQEAKDMTKWLFDLSEEIGTLCMLRSVTRIAHARGNVKLGELPKKEQRAYFEQIHDLRNLLPTSFMPIPSPLRHFFLHMKMDKAREKFEAARFNQYVGPDKADLLIVTCGSCWLYSQDAVKALKLEDKVGILKLGTLWPLPEKFVESHLTKSQEVLFVEEIDPFLERSIMEFVASLPSTSPRPTFYGKRSGHINAYGELNPDLVIKAISNILELMYQPRDTEYNGKAEAAAKSHVPERSMTFCAGCPHRATFWAIKNALKLDGRSGVVTGDIGCYSMALGPAGFFQVRTMHCMGGGTGVANGLGKLGRFGFNQPVLAVVGDSTFYHATIPALINGIYNQSDFILVILDNSATAMTGFQPHPGTGITAMGEPTKVVSMEALCRSLGTRVEVCDPFDLRGTTATLLELMAEGGGVKVAIMRRQCELVRAKKEKPPYKVYIDPEKCIGESCGCDRLCTRVFLCPGLTWDKKAGKSKADEVICTGCGVCADVCPQGAIIREAA
- a CDS encoding indolepyruvate ferredoxin oxidoreductase, with amino-acid sequence MWCMRRRVSTRSYHKGGSMTKKQLMKDPLNLVITGVGGQGNVMISLIIGNTFVRNGYFVTVGETYGASQRGGPVMSHMRISKETQYSPFIPDGCADIILGMEPVETLRMLGRYGNTHVITIINPRPIYSIDVTGGHAEYPDLDKLVETVKELSYQTWIINATEEAQKMGSPMFANAILIGALIGSGVLPLDKKSVEPVLRETFPKELEANLAAFNKGIKFVRS
- the lexA gene encoding repressor LexA, which codes for MRKPGVSETRQRILKFIRSFFEGRGYAPTVRDILKGCNISSTAVVQHHLNILEREGHIHRDPEIFRSIQLLDRKSAVRVSLLGNIAAGEPIPVPDSDTWENEAVETLELTEELTQGKKVYALKVKGLSMVDALIDDGDIVLMEPANTADDGDMVAVWLKDKHEVTLKRLFQEQQIIRLQPSNSQMEPLYANSQDVEVQGKVVGVIRRL